A genomic stretch from Streptomyces fungicidicus includes:
- a CDS encoding 6-phospho-beta-glucosidase produces the protein MKLTILGGGGFRVPLVYGALLGDHADGRVTRVVLHDVDAGRLRAIARVLAERAAGVPDAPEVTATTDLDEALGGADFVFSAIRVGGLEGRADDERIALAEGVLGQETVGAGGIAFGLRTVPVAVDIARRVARLAPDAWVINFTNPAGLVTEAMSRHLGDRVIGICDSPVGLGRRVARVLGARPAEAWVDYVGLNHLGWVRGLRIAGRDELPRLLADPVLLGSFEEGRLFGADWLRSLGAIPNEYLHYYYFNREAVHAYREAGRTRGAFLRDQQAGFYAGVADPAVPALELWDRTRAEREATYMAENREAAGAGEREAEDLSGGYENVALALMRAIARDERATLILNVRNRGTLAALDGDAVIEIPCLVDAHGAHPVAVDPLPGHATGLVCAVKAVEREVLDAARSGSRAAAVKAFALHPLVDSVNVARRLVDGYTAVHPGLAYLR, from the coding sequence GTGAAGCTGACGATTCTGGGCGGCGGGGGTTTCCGCGTGCCGCTGGTGTACGGGGCGCTGCTCGGGGACCACGCCGACGGCCGGGTGACCCGTGTCGTCCTGCACGACGTGGACGCCGGGCGGCTGCGCGCCATCGCCCGGGTGCTGGCGGAGCGGGCGGCAGGGGTGCCCGACGCGCCCGAGGTGACCGCCACCACCGACCTCGACGAGGCACTGGGCGGCGCGGACTTCGTCTTCTCCGCGATCCGCGTCGGCGGACTGGAGGGCAGGGCGGACGACGAACGGATCGCCCTCGCCGAGGGCGTGCTCGGCCAGGAGACGGTCGGCGCGGGCGGGATCGCCTTCGGCCTGCGCACCGTCCCGGTCGCCGTCGACATCGCCCGCCGGGTGGCCCGCCTCGCCCCCGACGCGTGGGTCATCAACTTCACCAACCCCGCCGGACTGGTCACCGAGGCGATGTCCCGTCACCTCGGCGACCGCGTCATCGGCATCTGCGACTCGCCGGTCGGGCTCGGCCGCCGTGTCGCGAGGGTGCTCGGGGCCCGGCCGGCGGAGGCGTGGGTCGACTACGTCGGCCTCAACCACCTCGGCTGGGTGCGCGGCCTGCGGATCGCCGGCCGCGACGAACTCCCGCGGCTGCTCGCCGACCCGGTGCTGCTCGGCTCCTTCGAGGAGGGCAGGCTCTTCGGCGCCGACTGGCTGCGCTCCCTCGGCGCGATCCCCAACGAGTACCTGCACTACTACTACTTCAACCGGGAGGCCGTGCACGCCTACCGGGAGGCCGGGCGGACCCGGGGCGCGTTCCTGCGCGACCAGCAGGCCGGGTTCTACGCCGGGGTGGCCGACCCGGCCGTCCCCGCCCTGGAGTTGTGGGACCGCACCCGCGCCGAACGCGAGGCCACCTACATGGCCGAGAACCGGGAGGCGGCGGGCGCGGGCGAACGCGAGGCCGAGGACCTGTCCGGGGGCTACGAGAACGTGGCGCTCGCCCTGATGCGGGCCATCGCCCGCGACGAACGCGCCACCCTGATCCTCAACGTCCGCAACCGGGGCACCCTGGCCGCGCTGGACGGGGACGCCGTCATCGAAATTCCCTGTCTCGTGGACGCCCACGGGGCGCACCCGGTCGCCGTCGACCCGCTGCCGGGCCACGCCACCGGTCTGGTCTGCGCCGTGAAGGCCGTCGAACGCGAGGTGCTCGACGCCGCCCGGTCGGGGTCCCGCGCGGCGGCCGTCAAGGCGTTCGCGCTGCATCCGCTGGTCGACTCCGTGAACGTGGCCCGTCGTCTCGTCGACGGCTACACCGCCGTCCACCCCGGACTGGCCTACCTCCGGTAG
- a CDS encoding ATP-grasp domain-containing protein — protein MVSRVRVWLNRTYAENVFFMDQLRRNPAGRAVEIHATHGDPDSPVLAAADTAEPEPEGLSPAAYVEYALAQCERRGIDVFVPRLHQPAIVARRADFEAVGTALLAPPPEAVAVFHDKVIAYEAVQAIGVPVPPWWRVRCADELVAAVDELEGRGYRACFKPASGAGGVGFRMITRSPFSLTQLSGFPSPYVPLGQVLDAVREAEEPVDWLVMPRLEQPEVSVDCLTGTDNRIRLAVGRTKNGRRRGFTLHEQWLEPARRIAEGFGLHHLSNIQFRMLGERPVLMDVNTRPAGGLHQLSQCGVNAPWAAVRLALGDDPGEITPPFLGQDYTVVSGLRPLRPVSLPRQRTEEPGPVSALGAVPARAASPEPRAATGARP, from the coding sequence ATGGTCTCTCGCGTACGCGTCTGGCTCAACCGCACGTACGCGGAGAACGTGTTCTTCATGGATCAGCTGCGGAGAAATCCCGCCGGCCGGGCCGTGGAGATCCACGCCACCCACGGCGACCCCGACTCCCCCGTGCTGGCCGCCGCCGACACCGCCGAACCAGAGCCCGAGGGCCTCTCCCCGGCGGCGTACGTCGAGTACGCGCTCGCCCAGTGCGAGCGGCGCGGCATCGACGTGTTCGTGCCCCGGCTGCACCAGCCGGCGATCGTCGCGCGCAGGGCCGACTTCGAGGCGGTCGGCACGGCGCTGCTGGCGCCGCCGCCCGAGGCGGTGGCGGTGTTCCACGACAAGGTGATCGCCTATGAGGCGGTGCAGGCGATCGGGGTGCCCGTGCCGCCCTGGTGGCGGGTCCGTTGCGCCGACGAACTCGTGGCGGCCGTCGACGAGTTGGAGGGGCGCGGGTACCGGGCCTGCTTCAAGCCCGCGTCCGGCGCGGGCGGGGTGGGCTTCCGCATGATCACACGTTCCCCGTTCTCGCTCACGCAGCTGAGCGGCTTCCCGAGCCCGTACGTGCCGCTCGGCCAGGTGCTGGACGCCGTACGGGAGGCCGAAGAGCCGGTGGACTGGCTGGTGATGCCCCGGCTGGAGCAGCCCGAGGTGTCGGTGGACTGCCTCACCGGCACGGACAACCGGATCCGGCTGGCGGTGGGGCGCACCAAGAACGGCCGGCGCCGCGGCTTCACCCTGCACGAGCAGTGGCTCGAGCCGGCCCGGCGGATCGCCGAGGGCTTCGGACTGCACCACCTGTCCAACATCCAGTTCCGGATGCTCGGCGAGCGGCCCGTGCTGATGGACGTCAACACCCGGCCGGCGGGCGGGCTGCACCAGCTGTCGCAGTGCGGGGTGAACGCCCCGTGGGCGGCGGTGCGGCTGGCGCTCGGCGACGACCCGGGCGAGATCACGCCGCCGTTCCTGGGCCAGGACTACACGGTGGTGTCGGGTCTGCGTCCGCTGCGGCCGGTGTCGCTGCCGCGGCAGCGCACCGAGGAGCCGGGGCCCGTATCCGCGCTGGGTGCCGTACCGGCTCGGGCGGCGTCCCCGGAGCCGCGGGCGGCGACCGGGGCGCGCCCGTAG
- a CDS encoding sensor histidine kinase gives MSFRSAFAPVVVRWRTANPYALDTALAALVLFAVSLQWMFPDEGDDPLTWHGWLLGAATAIPLIWRRRAPCAAAYAVSVATPAQALHHAPPPDVMYGGMVVLYTLAALGKPWQRRMMLAGWVIGVVVTMQHQSDKQPFEYAFHLMGLGGAYALGVLARVQRAYTTELEDRARRLERERAADTARARAEERGRIARDMHDILAHAVSLMVVQAEAGPVVVRKDPERAEATFDTIASTGRDAMSQLRRILGVLKEERPDGEVTARLPQPSVAALPRLVRQVQDSTGLRTELRTKGEPRPLSSDTEVAAYRVVQEALTNTVKHARASRAVVELDWAEDQVTLTMTDDGRGPATPVGGHGLIGIRERAAACGGSAETGSGPDGGFRVVVRLPVAADREGAFG, from the coding sequence ATGTCCTTCCGGTCCGCCTTCGCGCCGGTCGTCGTACGGTGGCGTACGGCGAATCCGTACGCCCTCGACACCGCGCTCGCCGCGCTCGTGCTGTTCGCCGTCTCCCTGCAGTGGATGTTTCCCGACGAGGGCGACGACCCCCTGACCTGGCACGGCTGGCTGCTCGGCGCCGCCACCGCCATCCCGCTGATCTGGCGGCGGCGGGCACCGTGCGCGGCCGCGTACGCGGTGTCGGTCGCCACCCCGGCGCAGGCGCTGCACCACGCTCCGCCGCCGGACGTGATGTACGGCGGGATGGTCGTCCTGTACACGCTGGCCGCCCTCGGCAAGCCCTGGCAGCGGCGGATGATGCTCGCGGGCTGGGTGATCGGGGTCGTCGTGACCATGCAGCACCAGTCGGACAAGCAGCCCTTCGAGTACGCCTTCCACCTGATGGGCCTGGGCGGCGCCTACGCACTCGGGGTGCTCGCCCGTGTCCAGCGCGCCTACACCACCGAGCTGGAGGACCGGGCGCGCCGGCTGGAACGGGAGCGGGCGGCGGACACCGCGCGGGCCCGGGCCGAGGAACGCGGCCGTATCGCCCGGGACATGCACGACATCCTGGCGCACGCCGTGAGCCTGATGGTGGTGCAGGCGGAGGCGGGGCCCGTGGTGGTGCGCAAGGATCCGGAACGCGCGGAGGCCACGTTCGACACCATCGCCTCGACCGGCCGTGACGCCATGTCCCAGCTACGGCGCATCCTGGGCGTGCTGAAGGAGGAACGGCCGGACGGCGAGGTCACCGCCCGGCTGCCGCAGCCGAGCGTGGCGGCGCTGCCGCGGCTGGTCCGCCAGGTGCAGGACTCCACCGGGCTGCGCACCGAACTGCGCACCAAGGGCGAGCCCCGCCCGCTGTCCTCGGACACCGAGGTCGCCGCCTACCGTGTGGTCCAGGAAGCTCTCACCAACACCGTGAAGCACGCCCGTGCTTCCCGCGCGGTGGTGGAGCTGGACTGGGCGGAGGACCAGGTGACCCTCACCATGACGGACGACGGGCGGGGCCCGGCCACGCCGGTCGGCGGGCACGGGCTGATCGGCATCCGGGAGCGGGCAGCCGCCTGCGGGGGCAGCGCCGAGACCGGCAGCGGCCCGGACGGCGGTTTCCGGGTCGTCGTACGCCTGCCGGTGGCCGCCGACCGGGAAGGGGCCTTCGGGTGA